A stretch of DNA from Egicoccus sp. AB-alg2:
CGCCGCCGAGCGCGGCTACGTCGACGCGGTCATCGAACCCTCGCGCACCCGCGTCGAACTGATCAAGGCGCTGCGGTTCACCCGCACCAAGCGCGAGCAGCGGCCCGCCCGCAAGCACGGCAACATCCCGCTGTGATGGCCAGCCGCCGACGCGAAGGGCCCAGCTGATGGACACCCGCATCGAGGTGCT
This window harbors:
- a CDS encoding carboxyl transferase domain-containing protein, with protein sequence AAERGYVDAVIEPSRTRVELIKALRFTRTKREQRPARKHGNIPL